One segment of Babesia bigemina genome assembly Bbig001, chromosome : II DNA contains the following:
- a CDS encoding coatamer delta subunit containing protein,putative, whose product MNIISTGIASKKRVLLSRQHCDVKKGDLETGLSNFNRLLEKQKGDHTFVETEKCRFVYQPVDEYYVFVMTSLDSNIVRDIGVVKTLAEILQVVVQPKINEEAIQENLFELIFYMDELISNNKPEDLTLDQIKEYILMDSQEEKKHNMIQTTKEKEEKERRKQIAAKLEKRKQLDHNFMDSITEMPAFTAQPVDEYKSAAPMSETVTTPSGMRLSIQRPTTGMSPLGLNAMRHSPAPRSARDEESINILDAEAPAVIQIIESCSGNIHLEGDIDVLNIQGELVMTAFEDSARSAALEVSGNSEIKMRYHPSLDKQMASKNIIEQQSAQQTYNIGHSTALVKWRHKTSEEQYFPISLSCWPNTNAGETTVTVEMQNNSGSVLEALNFEIMDSRYNQIVVHTNELGGVERKPDAVTWVGKLEFTTKGDLNSILPFTLVAKASTSITHFKRCRTRGEDTDFVLGYNWERGHLMTCFSILIVFISVIPYCTGLRLRKCYIERPHLPGRNVEIRWKDRQGTNKPHKEYYYVCQDGEVRIPQVARKRAFTCNLLKAATAKAGYADPADILNRLEAIAEHQDFETVKSLFLDIFRWFAFKKIEFINHPHFTSIRKRFLETHFFFGRVYSRVLKSHFKFSRCYPDLSHLSLANRYVRWMNGGIPLEEQCITFLINKSCVRAHPLLIDRIAALVNLHDSVDALNAIFTDVRGNSNDLILSTRIANRHPVNSEAALWLHRWLDAAQDARTTRQLQTITKLQIYDSDDLEGDYVQSGDRTGHAPDAPVSCVPAAFEQIYKLFQRLDCLQGNKKDEHKTPMLNGNATLSRDELFSINMLCKLKQFEAQRDVGDLLHGLFSMIRYLNTKVNEGPSMHERSDFILAFKHHVCVPYLRCVMRASTYALSSLLRMKGVLDLLESGKKRHRYAPYCSESTLRSFMYYGMNRFCSMFNYTGTPRNKANDIFGILTKDSYYYLYRDSDDKIVASNNAPAMDLWNIGKRSHLSGPLQCQLVIRSYKVCIEDDIQQMIEKAKANLSAKIGVELEFDNIVNLHFPRYVNVTPMRAFDPTLLQERNSGLIEHPIHRFISILNS is encoded by the exons ATGAACATCATCAGCACGGGTATAGCCTCTAAAAAGAGGGTTCTCCTATCCAGACAACACTGTGATGTTAAGAAAGGCGACCTAGAGACGGGGCTCTCCAATTTCAACCGGCTCTTGGAAAAGCAGA AGGGAGATCACACCTTTGTTGAAACGGAGAAGTGCCGTTTCGTGTACCAGCCGGTGGACGAGTACTACGTCTTCGTCATGACCTCTCTCGACTCCAACATAGTGAGGGACATCGGAGTCGTCAAGACGCTAGCTGAGATTCTACAG GTCGTCGTGCAACCGAAGATCAATGAGGAGGCCATACAAGAAAACTTGTTCGAGCTCATCTTCTACATGGATGAACTCATCTCCAACAATAAACCGGAGGATTTGACCTTGGACCAAATCAAGGAATACATCCTCATGGACTCACAGGAGGAGAAAAAACACAACATGATCCAAACTACGAAGGAAAAGGAAGAAAAGGAACGCCGGAAGCAAATCGCCGCAAAATTGGAGAAACGCAAGCAGCTTGACCACAACTTCATGGACAGCATCACGGAAATGCCCGCATTCACAGCACAACCTGTAGACGAATATAAATCAGCAGCGCCCATGAGCGAAACGGTGACAACTCCGTCAGGCATGAGGCTATCGATACAGAGA CCTACTACCGGAATGTCTCCACTGGGCCTGAATGCCATGAGGCATTCTCCCGCGCCCAGGTCCGCACGAGATGAGGAGAGCATCAACATCCTGGACGCGGAAGCCCCCGCCGTTATACAGATTATCGAGTCTTGCAGTGGCAACATCCACTTGGAAGGAG ATATTGACGTTTTAAACATCCAAGGCGAACTGGTGATGACCGCTTTCGAGGACAGCGCGCGCTCAGCTGCACTGGAAGTTTCGGGGAATTCGGAAATCAAAATGCGATACCATCCAAGCTTGGACAAGCAGATGGCGTCGAAGAACATCATCGAGCAGCAAAGTGCGCAGCAAACGTACAACATTGGCCATTCCACTGCGTTAGTTAAGTGGCGCCACAAGACGTCCGAAGAG CAATACTTCCCTATATCTTTGAGCTGTTGGCCTAACACTAATGCGGGAGAAACTACGGTCACTGTGGAGATGCAAAACAACTCAGGCAGTGTATTGGAGGCGCTTAACTTCGAGATAATGGACTCCAGGTACAATCAGATCGTGGTGCATACGAACGAACTGGGCGGTGTCGAACGCAAACCGGACGCCGTAACATGG GTAGGGAAGCTCGAGTTTACCACCAAAGGTGATCTGAACTCAATCCTTCCTTTCACGCTCGTCGCCAAGGCATCTACCTCTATTACCCACTTCAAG cgatgtcggACACGTGGTGAAGACACAGACTTCGTTCTCGGTTACAATTGGGAACGAGGCCACTTAATGACCTGTTTTTCAATTTTGATCGTATTTATTTCCGTAATTCCGTACTGCACGGGGCTTAGGCTCAGAAAGTGCTACATTGAACGCCCGCATCTGCCGGGGCGGAATGTGGAGATAAGATGGAAAGACAGACAAGGCACCAACAAACCACACAAGGAGTACTACTATGTGTGTCAGGATGGTGAGGTCAGGATTCCACAAGTTGCGCGGAAGAGGGCGTTTACCTGTAACCTCCTCAAGGCGGCTACAGCGAAGGCCGGTTACGCAGATCCAGCAGACATTCTAAATCGCTTGGAA GCTATCGCTGAACATCAAGACTTCGAAACAGTAAAATCGCTTTTTCTGGACATATTCAG GTGGTTTGCCTTCAAGAAAATTGAGTTTATTAACCACCCGCATTTCACCAGTATACGAAAGCGATTCTTGGAAACGCATTTCTTTTTTGGTCGAGTCTATTCGAGGGTTCTTAAGAGTCATTTTAAGTTTTCCAGGTGCTACCCGGACCTGAGTCATCTGTCGCTTGCAAACCGTTACGTGAGGTGGATGAACGGAGGTATTCCTCTGGAGGAGCAATGTATTACATTTTTGATAAATAAAAGCTGCGTAAGGGCGCACCCTCTACTGATAGACCGGATTGCGGCCTTGGTGAATCTGCATGATAGCGTGGATGCACTGAACGCAATATTCACAGATGTTAGAGGTAATAGCAACGACCTAATCTTGAGTACTAGGATCGCTAATCGTCATCCCGTGAACTCGGAGGCCGCACTCTGGCTCCACCGATGGTTGGATGCCGCCCAAGATGCGCGCACGACGAGGCAACTCCAAACCATCACCAAACTCCAAATTTACGATAGTGACGATTTGGAAGGCGACTACGTCCAGTCAGGTGATAGAACAGGTCATGCACCCGATGCGCCTGTAAGCTGCGTGCCCGCAGCCTTCGAGCAAATTTATAAACTGTTTCAGCGATTAGACTGCCTACAGGGGAACAAAAAGGATGAGCACAAAACACCAATGCTCAATGGTAATGCTACGCTATCACGAGATGAGCTATTCTCTATCAATATGCTATGTAAGCTCAAGCAATTCGAAGCGCAACGGGACGTTGGGGATCTGCTACATGGGCTTTTTTCTATGATCAGGTATCTCAATACGAAGGTGAATGAAGGTCCATCAATGCACGAGAGGTCGGATTTTATTCTTGCATTCAAGCACCATGTTTGCGTTCCCTACCTTCGTTGTGTTATGAGGGCTTCAACGTATGCACTGTCCTCTCTGCTGCGTATGAAAGGCGTACTCGATCTTCTAGAATCGGGGAAAAAGCGGCACAGATATGCACCGTATTGTTCGGAATCCACGTTGAGGAGTTTTATGTATTATGGCATGAACAGATTCTGCTCAATGTTCAACTACACCGGAACTCCACGAAACAAGGCAAACGATATCTTCGGAATTCTTACAAAGGACAGCTATTACTACCTATACAGAGATAGCGATGATAAAATTGTGGCATCCAACAATGCTCCCGCAATGGATTTGTGGAATATCGGCAAGCGCTCCCATTTGAGCGGCCCCCTGCAATGCCAGCTGGTGATACGATCCTACAAGGTCTGCATTGAGGATGATATCCAGCAAATGATAGAGAAAGCAAAGGCTAATCTGTCGGCCAAAATCGGTGTAGAATTGGAATTTGACAATATCGTAAACCTTCATTTCCCAAGATATGTGAACGTCACGCCAATGCGCGCATTCGACCCAACCCTCTTGCAGGAACGCAATTCGGGACTCATTGAACACCCTATTCACAGGTTCATCTCCATTCTGAATTCTTAA
- a CDS encoding mac/perforin domain containing membrane protein, putative — MQIIINFCLIAVVQQLRLSASSNPHSGTTETSHEKTIDSAASTESNINFKANKIVTGLEYLGSGYDAVKANTLGNLEHGEDLGHRAPIVDFYWARSDVGVTNSLEWLQPLGGWVRPIIACGEYETVTEGTNSSINEDVVQLNAKGDATLQAGGNGSIDVAYDKASKTNVNKSSKVHKNSYYCFTYAAGMPPYLNWNTTEEFQAELEELPATVKEFENCTVKLFKNKAKVCEGMSKWVEFFSLFGTHVTTEIHLGMFAVVNSIICRSGGKITRILTAPSDAVESFSKSGLDVNAAVGAIISGALVDAKAGLKSSEQDALQEFSDSCDLRFSVLGGIHVSKNVTPQSLLKWRATVPLFPMPIRIVVTPIDTFIKKKYKNAYREAFNFYVELSGALPWVVQQHNGIDFNVKTMLNSSYPLAVGSKSGKPPCIECPNHTRILFGFIMEKDDAKKTTTLYRCLSNSSSCFREQNTASQMTIWALCGNSMGLSIAQYAMNFESSAKEKAVKCKAGFTLLTGFILETLPDQKHYIKSATPCNTGSDTCRTDSQLETRIWAVCVDKRFPGMEVVLPLPAYDYLQNVTTLAKSTEISTRDVLGKELRILTGVLTIFINIPICHGESLHIDTCERYTKGCSLTKESNGSCKSLAWGIFLKT, encoded by the exons ATGCAGATAATTATCAATTTCTGCCTAATAGCAGTAGTGCAACAGTTACGTCTGTCTGCTTCTTCTAATCCGCACAGTGGCACAACCGAAACAT CGCATGAGAAAACCATCGACTCGGCTGCATCTACGGAGTCTAACATCAACTTCAAAGCGAATAAAATAGTCACTGGTCTGG AATACCTCGGTAGCGGTTATGATGCCGTAAAGGCAAACACATTGGGTAACCTAGAACACGGTGAGGATTTGGGCCATCGGGCCCCTATCGTGGATTTCTACTGGGCCCGATCAGATGTTGGGGTGACCAACAGTCTGGAGTGGTTGCAGCCTTTAGGTGGTTGGGTTAGACCTATAATAGCGTGTGGAGAATATGAAACG GTAACCGAGGGCACAAACTCAAGCATCAACGAAGATGTAGTGCAGCTCAACGCCAAAGGCGATGCCACCTTACAAGCAGGCGGGAACGGTAGTATTGATGTCGCTTATGATAAAGCGTCCAAGACAAACGTGAATAAATCGAGCAAGGTTCACAAAAACTCGTATTACTGCTTTACATACGCCGCCGGCATGCCGCCGTATCTCAACTG GAATACTACTGAGGAGTTTCAGGCGGAGTTGGAAGAATTGCCAGCAACAGTTAAAGAGTTCGAGAATTGCACCGTCAAGCTGTTTAAAAACAAAGCAAAGGTCTGTGAGGGCATGTCCAAGTGGGTGGAATTCTTCTCCCTATTCGGAACACACGTAACGACGGAGATTCACTTAGGCATGTTTGCAGTCGTAAATTCGATCATTTGCCGTTCAGGTGGCAAAATCACGCGTATCCTAACCGCGCCATCGGACGCAGTGGAATCCTTTTCAAAATCGGGATTAGATGTCAACGCAGCGGTGGGTGCCATAATCTCAGGAGCCCTCGTAGATGCGAAAGCGGGTTTAAAATCATCGGAGCAAGATGCCCTGCAGGAATTCAGCGATTCGTGTGATTTGAGGTTCAGCGTGCTTGGAGGGATCCATGTTAGCAAGAACGTTACACCGCAATCGCTCTTGAAGTGGCGTGCAACGGTACCGCTATTTCCCATGCCGATACGTATCGTGGTCACTCCTATAGATACGTTCATAAAAAAGAAATACAAGAACGCGTACCGTGAAGCCTTCAACTTTTACGTGGAACTTAGTGGTGCTCTTCCGTGGGTCGTTCAGCAGCACAATGGTATCGATTTCAACGTGAAAACAATGCTTAATTCGTCTTATCCGCTCGCTGTAGGATCTAAAAGTGGCAAGCCACCCTGTATTGAATGCCCTAACCATACCAGGATTCTATTCGGTTTCATCATGGAGAAGGATGATGCAAAAAAGACTACTACGTTATACCGGTGTCTGTCAAATAGTTCATCTTGCTTCCGAGAACAGAATACGGCGAGTCAGATGACCATATGGGCATTGTGCGGGAATTCCATGGGCCTAAGCATTGCGCAGTATGCAATGAACTTCGAATCGTCGGCAAAGGAGAAGGCTGTCAAATGCAAAGCCGGTTTTACCCTCCTCACGGGCTTCATTTTAGAAACGTTGCCCGATCAAAAGCACTACATAAAGTCTGCCACTCCGTGCAACACAGGATCAGACACGTGCCGCACCGACTCTCAGTTGGAAACCCGTATATGGGCGGTATGCGTGGATAAACGTTTTCCTGGAATGGAGGTAGTGTTGCCTCTACCTGCGTATGACTATTTACAGAATGTGACTACGTTGGCCAAATCAACGGAGATTTCCACAAGGGACGTACTCGGGAAGGAATTGCGAATTCTAACAGGTGTGCTGACAATATTCATAAATATCCCT ATCTGTCACGGCGAGTCGCTGCATATTGACACGTGCGAGCGTTATACTAAAGGTTGCTCGTTGACTAAGGAGTCAAACGGAAGCTGTAAATCATTAGCATGGGGCATATTCTTGAAAACATAA
- a CDS encoding DNA-directed RNA polymerase, beta subunit, putative, whose product MTEFNVNRVSAAHSHVDSFNAFIDHYSKHVVKRIPPVYVSADADYLKYLFNTSEKPHFKFSIDVQISVLSLRIDYPTRPSSECLGSDTRMFPRHAKSAHTTYEAPLVVKFGLKVPGIDGVLTKEIVVGFLPIMVKSKRCNLDGLSPEGMVQQGEDVDETGGYFVIRGNERILRQLIVLRSNYPLAIKSENNRNKHALFTDYSIMMRSQCCDDGCSVSNILYLTVNKRCVFRTIVKSSVVLIPFGLLLRATMPFMSDEELKRRLLEDALGDVELTVYYHRFFLDMTERDLLLSDIDFKENRYLYRLGSACWTQIQQYMPPGATYEECGAYLLRNYVLLQAKTNSEKFDTLMYMFKKLIKVSRGETQTENYDSFAFQELLLPGQIYSCILKESLYVALLKIRSIYQAELIELCKNISGGAARRSKRQVVEMELGSHDPKQLMRQLLERAELFSYAVDKVAPDITKKLHYFLATGNATTTHFELPQSSGLTVVAERINYHRSVHRGSIFAKMRSTEVRKLLGETWGFICPVHTPDGAPCGLLLHLTQYAIPVTDADCGSATDAVKSFLRHQGYHVDFTGNEAVSQFWQSGTNDSGRIPVLVDGIPVCNVPMADAHRLYCEIKRAKRNEIFGLKQHYELVALPDCKGQYTSLMVLTYPGRVIRPVRCVKTGIIEWIGPIAQLWSTIAVNEEELKLSHKILDESKSRKSSKALSTSEAIEKYKAGSISEPKEGSTLDNVPVKYEYVEVSPTAILSVTAALTPFSNHNQSPRNMYQCQMLKQSMGVPYHCEQFRSDVKAYRLLFPQKPLVTTEEYRRMKYEDYPTGMNAIVAVIAHTGFDMEDAMIINKSSLERGAFHGCIYKTKVIDSMPPNAKMREGQYYFNNTNHLGSKIIPSLDKDGLPSVGSRVRNGTIICRVEARERIDGGHHTTDRVEKYHDEDAVVDQVTMIGASDANAADRAGASGLKCNRATIKFRIVRNPIVGDKFASRHGQKGILSMAWPAEDMPFLESGITPDIIFNPHGLPSRMTIGKLIECMAGKSAALHGEFQDATCFRTYPKQMKTGNKWIDHGGLKGWEERGGRYMTEEEEAAQTEDDVVDYFGKTLLQAGYDYYGTESMYCGTLGTEIKTHIFVGCIFYQRLRHMVSDKAQVRSTGPVDAITKQPVKGRKNRGGIRFGEMERDSLIAHGASALLQDRLMHCSDAHTAYVCPKCGSILSASITSIGLTSKVQVSKCRLCDVKCKLVTIPYVLRYVANELASINVGIKLHLSQLGVPIRL is encoded by the exons ATGACGGAATTTAATGTCAACCGTGTCAGCGCCGCCCACTCGCATGTGGATAGCTTCAACGCTTTCATCGACCATTATTCGAAACACGTGGTGAAGAGGATACCGCCGGTCTACGTTTCTGCTGATGCGGACTATTTGAAGTACCTTTTCAACACTTCCGAGAAGCCACACT TTAAGTTTTCAATAGATGTGCAAATATCTGTGCTTTCCTTGCGGATCGACTATCCCACCCGGCCGAGCTCGGAGTGTCTGGGATCGGACACCAGGATGTTCCCCAGACATGCCAAGAGCGCACATACGACGTACGAGGCGCCACTAGTCGTGAAATTTGGGCTAAAGGTGCCTGGAATAGATGGCGTTTTGACAAAGGAAATTGTCGTCGGGTTCCTCCCGATCATGGTCAAGTCCAAACGCTGCAATCTCGACG GGCTCTCGCCCGAAGGAATGGTGCAACAAGGGgaggatgtggatgagacTGGCGGGTACTTTGTCATCCGTGGCAACGAGAGGATCCTTCGTCAACTTATCGTACTGCGTTCAAACTACCCGCTCGCCATAAAATCGGAAAACAACCGCAACAAGCATGCACTGTTCACGGACTACAGTATTATGATGCGAAGCCAATG TTGCGACGACGGGTGCTCCGTGAGTAACATTCTCTATCTGACGGTGAACAAACGTTGCGTGTTCCGAACTATCGTAAAGAGTTCCGTGGTTCTCATTCCTTTCGGCTTGCTTTTGCGGGCAACGATGCCGTTTATGAGTGATGAAGAGCTCAAGCGTAGGCTGCTGGAGGATGCGTTGGGAGACGTTGAGCTGACTGTCTATTACCACCGTTTCTTTCTCGACATGACAGAGAGGGACCTCTTGTTGAGTGACATTGACTTCAAGGAGAACCGGTACCTTTATAGGCTCGGCAGTGCGTGTTGGACCCAAATACAGCAGTACATGCCCCCAGGAGCGACATACGAAGAATGTGGAGCATATTTGTTGCGCAACTATGTGTTGCTGCAGGCAAAGACCAATTCGGAGAAGTTCGATACTCTGATGTACATGTTCAAAAAGCTTATCAAGGTATCTAGAGGCGAGACGCAAACTGAAAACTACGATTCGTTTGCGTTCCAGGAGTTGCTCTTGCCGGGTCAAATTTACTCGTGCATTCTGAAAGAGAGTTTGTACGTGGCACTACTGAAAATCAGGAGTATTTATCAAGCAGAACTTATTGAATTGTGCAAAAATATCAGTGGCGGTGCTGCCAGGAGATCCAAAAGACAGGTGGTTGAGATGGAGCTGGGTTCACATGACCCCAAGCAGCTCATGCGGCAGTTGCTGGAAAGAGCAGAGTTGTTCAGTTATGCCGTAGACAAAGTCGCGCCCGACATTACGAAAAAGCTGCATTATTTTCTGGCCACGGGAAACGCAACTACCACGCACTTTGAACTCCCGCAAAGCTCGGGGCTCACTGTTGTTGCTGAACGCATCAACTACCATAG ATCGGTTCACCGTGGAAGCATCTTCGCCAAGATGAGGTCCACTGAGGTGCGCAAATTGTTGGGTGAGACGTGGGGGTTCATTTGTCCGGTTCACACGCCAGATGGTGCACCGTGTGGTCTGCTGTTACACCTGACGCAATATGCGATTCCCGTAACGGATGCCGATTGCGGAAGTGCCACCGATGCGGTGAAATCTTTTTTAAGACACCAAGGATACCATGTTGATTTCACCGGCAACGAGGCTGTGTCGCAGTTTTGGCAATCAGGTACAAATGACAGCGGGAGAATCCCTGTGCTTGTTGACGGTATTCCAGTCTGTAATGTGCCTATGGCGGATGCTCACAGGCTCTATTGTGAGATTAAAAGGGCCAAAAGGAATGAAATTTTTGGCCTCAAACAACATTACGAACTGGTTGCGCTGCCTGACTGCAAGGGCCAGTACACTAGCCTTATGGTTTTGACATACCCTGGTCGAGTGATAAGGCCCGTGAGGTGCGTAAAGACTGGCATCATAGAATGGATAGGGCCAATTGCGCAACTGTGGTCAACGATTGCGGTTAATGAAGAGGAGTTAAAACTCTCACACAAGATATTGGACGAATCCAAAAGCCGCAAGTCTTCAAAAGCCCTGTCTACGTCAGAAGCGATCGAAAAGTACAAAGCAGGTAGTATTTCTGAGCCAAAAGAAGGGTCCACGTTGGACAACGTGCCGGTAAAATACGAATACGTGGAAGTATCGCCTACTGCCATCCTTTCTGTAACGGCTGCCTTAACTCCCTTCAGCAATCACAACCAGAGCCCAAGAAACATGTATCAGTGTCAGATGTTAAAGCAGAGTATGGGAGTGCCATACCACTGCGAACAGTTCCGTTCCGATGTAAAGGCGTACAGGCTGCTGTTTCCCCAGAAGCCTCTTGTTACCACTGAGGAATATCGGAGGATGAAGTACGAAGATTATCCGACTGGCATGAACGCAATTGTCGCAGTTATCGCACACACTGGATTCGACATGGAAGACGCCATGATAATAAACAAGTCTTCGTTGGAACGCGGTGCCTTCCACGGGTGCATATATAAGACAAAAGTCATAGACTCTATGCCCCCGAATGCTAAAATGAGAGAAGGACAGTATTATTTCAACAACACAAATCACTTAGGCTCTAAGATTATCCCTTCGTTGGACAAAGACGGTTTGCCAAGTGTGGGTTCGAGGGTGAGGAACGGCACTATAATTTGCCGTGTGGAAGCGCGTGAAAGAATTGATGGCGGGCATCACACCACGGACCGAGTCGAAAAGTACCATGACGAAGACGCCGTGGTAGATCAAGTAACAATGATAGGTGCCAGCGACGCCAATGCGGCCGACAGAGCAGGTGCATCAGGTCTCAAGTGCAATCGTGCCACCATAAAATTTCGCATAGTCCGCAACCCTATAGTTGGGGATAAGTTTGCGAGTCGTCATGGCCAAAAGGGTATCCTCTCGATGGCGTGGCCTGCGGAGGACATGCCATTCCTCGAATCAGGCATCACGCCCGATATCATCTTCAATCCCCACGGTTTGCCGTCACGCATGACCATCGGCAAGTTGATTGAGTGTATGGCAGGAAAGTCAGCCGCATTGCACGGTGAATTCCAGGATGCCACCTGCTTTAGGACGTACCCGAAGCAGATGAAAACGGGCAACAAATGGATCGATCACGGTGGGCTGAAAG GATGGGAGGAACGCGGCGGCAGATACATGACGGAAGAGGAGGAAGCTGCTCAAACTGAAGATGATGTGGTCGACTATTTCGGCAAGACACTCCTGCAGGCGGGTTACGATTACTACGGCACCGAAAGCATGTACTGTGGTACCCTCGGCACTGAAATCAAGACGCACATTTTCGTCGGCTGCATTTTTTATCAACGTCTGCGTCACATGGTTTCGGACAAAGCCCAA GTGCGTTCCACCGGACCGGTAGACGCAATCACCAAGCAACCGGTCAAGGGTCGGAAGAATCGTGGAGGCATTCGTTTCGGTGAAATGGAACGTGATTCTTTAATAGCACATGGTGCGTCTGCGTTGTTGCAGGATCGTCTGATGCACTGCTCGGACGCCCACACGGCGTACGTGTGTCCCAAGTGCGGTTCCATCTTGTCTGCCTCAATCACGTCCATCGGACTGACAAGCAAGGTTCAGGTGTCCAAGTGCAGATTGTGTGACGTCAAGTGCAAACTCGTGACCATACCGTATGTGCTTCG CTATGTCGCAAATGAGCTTGCCTCAATAAACGTTGGAATAAAACTCCACTTGTCACAACTCGGAGTTCCTATACGACTGTGA
- a CDS encoding phospholipase D active site motif family protein, putative: MIRRSLLGDSTRDEATRINEVPVSHRWVFISSEIRRIISGSLLRTPTLATDSITPEVTKWTRILSQLNERLGRMSGGNDVVCSNGVPLGDQTATEMLNAINSAKRRVWMEVYIFDDSPLAAQFVRALKNAAKRGCEVILIIDYIGSFGFPSLFLNELSKHGAQVIVFNPFMDRQLAIGTMPFRNHKKILVVDNDIAFCGSMNVSVDSTSSKMGGNGRFYDINLRIRGPAVCDLANVFKRTLAMTSYKVEDLQPCVPPSPIEDGVIVQVLESDMFRLSRRNGIQSSLATVISNIEHAVKAEQNVYLTTSYFYPPGFLRRTLLSACKRGLQVHMLLSGNSDVPGDINATLHVLRKFFRKRFEGANDFKVYMTTKEHCHGKCVVVDDIWSCVGSFNWDRWSSRRNLEVSVGILDPSIAVKLKSLQMEKEKEAVEYTRADSLNRPTLLKIFDSLLYKIVRFSGRNCFDGLSNDGFKSRFKKAFIRTLIDDKAAETIALCNMAGV; the protein is encoded by the exons ATGATTCGCCGCAGCCTGCTAGGCGATTCAACTAGAGATGAAGCTACACGTATCAATGAAGTGCCTGTTTCACACCGATGGGTCTTTATATCGTCTGAGATACGTCGCATAATCTCTGGTTCTCTGTTGCGTACGCCTACGCTTGCCACAGATTCCATAACACCGGAG GTCACAAAGTGGACGCGTATTCTGTCACAACTTAACGAACGTCTGGGCCGAATGAGCGGCGGCAATGACGTTGTATGCAGCAATGGTGTG CCTCTAGGCGATCAAACGGCCACGGAGATGTTGAATGCGATCAACAGCGCGAAGCGCCGTGTGTGGATGGAGGTGTACATTTTCGACGATTCTCCGTTGGCCGCACAGTTCGTACGGGCACTAAAGAACGCCGCTAAGAGAGGATGTGAAGTCATACTTATCATAGATTAC ATTGGATCGTTCGGCTTCCCGTCACTATTTCTCAACGAGTTGTCCAAGCATGGAGCGCAGGTCATTGTCTTCAACCCCTTCATGGATAGGCAGTTGGCGATCGGAACTATGCCCTTTCGAAACCACAAGAAAATCCTGGTGGTCGACAACGACATCGCATTCTGTGGCTCTATGAATGTTTCCGTGGACTCTACTAGTTCAAAAATGGGAGGCAACGGCCGGTTCTACGATATCAACCTGCGGATACGTGGGCCGGCGGTGTGTGATCTAGCCAATGTATTCAAACGCACTCTTGCTATGACGTCCTACAAAGTAGAAGATTTACAGCCGTGCGTACCCCCCAGTCCCATAGAGGACGGTGTCATCGTGCAGGTCCTTGAGTCAGACATGTTCCGTCTTTCAAGGCGCAACGGCATCCAGTCCTCGCTGGCCACAGTCATTTCCAAC ATAGAACATGCTGTGAAGGCCGAGCAGAACGTGTACCTCACCACCAGTTACTTCTATCCCCCGGGGTTCTTGCGCCGAACCCTCCTGTCTGCCTGTAAGAGAGGTCTCCAGGTACACATGCTCCTCTCCGGGAATTCAGACGTACCTGGcgacatcaacgcaacGCTGCACGTCCTGCGGAAATTTTTC CGAAAACGCTTTGAAGGTGCCAATGACTTCAAGGTATATATGACCACCAAGGAGCACTGCCACGGCAAATGCGTCGTTGTGGACGATATATGGAGTTGTGTTGGTAGCTTTAATTGGGACAGATGGTCGAGTAGACGGAATTTGGAAGTTTCAGTGGGAATATTAGACCCTTCAATTGCCGTGAAACTCAAGTCTCTGCAAATGGAGAAAGAAAAGGAAGCTGTAGAGTACACCAGGGCAGATTCACTAAACCGACCGACGCTTCTAAAAATCTTCGATTCACTACTTTATAAGATTGTGCGTTTTTCAGGACGCAACTGCTTCGACGGGTTATCGAATGACGGGTTCAAGAGCAGGTTTAAGAAGGCTTTTATCCGCACCTTAATTGACGATAAGGCGGCAGAGACCATCGCATTGTGCAACATGGCCGGCGTCTAG